A genomic window from Leptospira bandrabouensis includes:
- the pseF gene encoding pseudaminic acid cytidylyltransferase: MTNICIIPARGGSKRIPRKNIKLFHGKPMIAYSIETAIQSKLFDRVIVSTDDLEIAEVSRHYGAEVPFMRPSELSDDQTATIPVIAHGIQWMIREGITTDCVACIYATAPFILKNDLINAEKSFREGGWEYVFSATSFGFPIFRGFKKDTDGNIEMFFPEHFGTRSQDLPEAFHDAGQFYFGKPSAWLEGKRIFDNWSSIVELPRWRVQDIDTQDDWERAEVLYKMISCMN; this comes from the coding sequence TTGACGAATATCTGTATCATTCCTGCGCGTGGCGGGAGTAAAAGAATCCCTCGCAAAAATATCAAATTGTTTCATGGAAAACCCATGATTGCCTATTCGATAGAAACTGCCATCCAATCGAAGTTATTTGATAGGGTGATTGTATCAACAGATGATTTAGAAATTGCAGAAGTATCCAGGCACTACGGTGCTGAAGTTCCATTTATGAGACCGAGTGAGTTGTCTGACGATCAGACAGCAACGATTCCTGTGATTGCTCATGGCATTCAATGGATGATAAGGGAAGGCATAACCACCGATTGTGTCGCTTGTATCTACGCAACTGCCCCATTTATTTTGAAAAATGATTTGATCAATGCTGAAAAGAGTTTCCGTGAAGGGGGATGGGAGTATGTATTTTCTGCCACCTCCTTTGGATTTCCTATCTTTCGAGGATTTAAAAAAGATACAGATGGAAATATAGAAATGTTTTTTCCGGAACATTTTGGTACTCGGTCTCAGGATTTGCCAGAAGCCTTCCATGATGCCGGTCAGTTTTATTTTGGAAAGCCAAGTGCTTGGCTTGAAGGCAAAAGGATATTTGACAATTGGTCTTCCATTGTTGAACTTCCGAGATGGAGAGTACAAGATATAGACACACAGGACGACTGGGAAAGAGCAGAAGTTTTATATAAGATGATTAGCTGTATGAACTAA
- a CDS encoding glycosyl transferase, producing the protein MATLIFTEALLTTGLGHLGRCTALAEKLLEEGESSIQMILHTDHTSSNWSFPCQVQSINWKEKNQLKEFLDEYNQTTDLSGFIFYVDSYLAELEIYNTLKDYCSELICIDDDCRLKYPVGSTILNPGYPGLYLEYNTEKYKILTGKDRVLLRKPFREKFEIPKRNIPPQKILVTLGGSDPHLFSEEILSLFVKNFPALEKHLVVGPGFTNEMKLKELSDKNTFFYKNLSAIQMRDLMVQMDFAITAGGQTTYELDRCKVPMVMIKTAENQEGNIRGFVEFQKGQVIREPNELLEILKNNFFHTTDID; encoded by the coding sequence ATGGCTACTTTGATTTTCACGGAAGCACTCCTTACCACGGGACTTGGTCATTTGGGAAGGTGTACGGCACTTGCCGAAAAACTTTTGGAAGAGGGTGAGTCTTCCATTCAAATGATCTTACATACAGATCATACATCTTCAAATTGGAGTTTTCCATGCCAGGTCCAGTCCATCAATTGGAAAGAAAAAAATCAGTTAAAAGAATTTCTGGATGAGTATAACCAAACAACAGATCTAAGTGGTTTCATTTTTTACGTCGATTCTTATTTAGCGGAATTAGAAATTTATAATACATTAAAGGATTATTGCTCTGAACTGATTTGTATTGATGACGACTGCCGTCTTAAGTATCCCGTCGGATCCACAATTTTAAATCCCGGTTATCCTGGCCTTTATTTAGAATACAATACTGAAAAATACAAAATTTTAACAGGTAAAGACAGGGTTTTACTGAGAAAACCATTTCGAGAGAAATTTGAAATACCAAAGAGAAATATTCCCCCCCAGAAGATTTTGGTGACACTTGGTGGGAGCGACCCACATTTATTTTCCGAAGAGATTCTTTCTCTTTTCGTGAAAAACTTTCCCGCACTAGAGAAACATTTGGTTGTTGGACCTGGTTTTACGAACGAAATGAAACTAAAAGAGTTATCTGATAAAAATACATTCTTTTATAAAAATCTTTCTGCCATTCAAATGCGGGACTTAATGGTTCAAATGGATTTTGCGATCACCGCAGGTGGGCAAACCACTTATGAATTGGATCGATGTAAAGTTCCGATGGTGATGATTAAAACCGCAGAGAATCAAGAAGGAAATATTCGTGGTTTTGTGGAGTTTCAAAAAGGCCAAGTCATAAGAGAACCAAATGAACTCTTAGAGATACTGAAAAACAACTTCTTTCACACAACGGATATCGATTAG
- the pseI gene encoding pseudaminic acid synthase, with product MSQFSIGKHIIGSNVKPFVIAEMSGNHNHSIERAFEIVDAAAEAGAHALKIQTYTSDTMTIEKSDGDFFISDPKSLWRGSSLYDLYKIAYTPWEWHKPIMDRCKEKGILCFSSPFDFTAVDFLEELNVPAYKIASFENVDLPLIKKVANTGKPIIVSTGMATVQEIADAVETIRSTGNEQIILLKCTSTYPATPETTNILTIPHLRELFGCEVGLSDHTMGIGVSVASVALGAVVIEKHFTIRREDGGVDSTFSMEPAELKALVIETERAWQAMGKINYGPTEKEKASLVFRRSLYVVEDIKAGDVITEKNVRSIRPGYGLPPKFFDVVMGKRVNQDVKRGTGLSWEMLG from the coding sequence ATGAGTCAATTTTCAATAGGGAAACATATCATAGGAAGTAACGTAAAACCATTTGTCATTGCAGAAATGTCGGGAAATCATAATCATTCAATTGAACGAGCATTTGAAATCGTTGATGCTGCCGCAGAAGCTGGTGCCCATGCGTTAAAAATTCAAACTTATACATCTGATACTATGACGATTGAGAAATCGGATGGAGATTTTTTTATTTCTGATCCAAAGAGCTTATGGAGGGGGAGTTCGCTATATGATTTATATAAAATAGCATATACTCCGTGGGAATGGCACAAGCCGATTATGGATAGATGTAAAGAGAAAGGAATTCTCTGTTTTAGTAGTCCCTTTGATTTTACCGCAGTTGATTTTTTGGAAGAATTAAATGTGCCTGCTTACAAAATTGCTTCTTTCGAAAACGTGGATCTTCCTCTCATCAAAAAGGTAGCAAACACCGGTAAACCGATTATCGTTTCTACTGGAATGGCAACTGTGCAGGAAATTGCTGATGCAGTGGAAACTATTAGAAGCACTGGGAACGAACAAATTATTCTTTTAAAATGTACGAGTACGTATCCTGCAACTCCTGAGACTACGAATATACTTACAATCCCGCACTTACGTGAATTATTCGGATGTGAAGTTGGTCTTTCCGATCATACAATGGGGATTGGTGTTTCTGTTGCAAGTGTTGCCTTAGGTGCGGTTGTGATCGAAAAACATTTTACCATAAGAAGAGAGGATGGAGGAGTCGATTCTACGTTTTCGATGGAACCAGCAGAGTTGAAAGCCCTCGTCATTGAGACGGAAAGAGCCTGGCAGGCAATGGGTAAAATTAATTACGGACCTACCGAAAAAGAGAAAGCATCCTTAGTGTTTCGAAGGTCTTTGTATGTCGTGGAAGATATAAAAGCTGGCGACGTGATCACTGAAAAAAATGTGAGGAGCATACGTCCAGGTTATGGATTGCCACCAAAATTTTTTGATGTCGTGATGGGTAAGAGAGTGAACCAAGATGTAAAGAGGGGAACTGGTTTAAGTTGGGAGATGTTGGGGTGA
- a CDS encoding PIG-L deacetylase family protein gives MKKTILTIAAHPDDEILGCGGTMARLSEEGHNVHILILAEGLTSRQVIRDRNSKVTELGDLAISAKKSAEVVGAKSIELLDFPDNRMDSIDRLDVIKVIEEKLDELNPSIVFTHFGNDLNIDHRVVNEAVVTACRPIPGHSVRELYFFEVPSSTEWQIQNGIYFQPNVFFELGNSHFKKKKEALLSYDSEMRNFPHARSIEAVEALAKWRGASIGANFAEAFIAGRVIK, from the coding sequence ATGAAGAAGACTATACTTACAATAGCCGCACACCCTGATGATGAGATTTTGGGCTGCGGTGGTACAATGGCTAGGCTCTCGGAGGAAGGTCACAACGTTCATATTTTAATTTTGGCAGAAGGATTGACTAGTAGGCAAGTAATTCGTGATAGAAATTCCAAAGTTACGGAGTTAGGTGATTTAGCTATTTCAGCAAAAAAATCTGCGGAAGTCGTAGGAGCAAAATCAATTGAATTGTTGGATTTTCCCGATAATCGAATGGATTCAATTGATAGATTGGATGTTATAAAGGTTATCGAAGAAAAATTAGATGAATTGAATCCATCGATCGTTTTTACCCACTTTGGAAATGACTTAAATATTGATCATAGAGTTGTTAACGAAGCTGTCGTTACAGCTTGCAGACCAATTCCAGGTCATTCGGTAAGAGAACTCTATTTTTTTGAAGTTCCTTCTAGTACTGAGTGGCAAATTCAGAATGGTATATATTTTCAACCTAATGTATTTTTTGAGCTAGGAAATTCACATTTTAAAAAGAAAAAAGAGGCACTTTTGTCTTACGATTCCGAAATGCGGAATTTTCCACACGCTCGTTCAATTGAAGCTGTTGAGGCTCTGGCAAAGTGGCGAGGAGCTTCAATTGGAGCAAATTTTGCCGAAGCGTTTATTGCAGGAAGAGTTATTAAGTAA
- a CDS encoding methionyl-tRNA formyltransferase: MSSYLVASVGSWNRELYEKYSSNIDGNWRFVDTPDKLVTELKDFSPKFIFFPHWRWIVPEDIINNYECVCFHMTDVPYGRGGSPLQNLILAGNQNTVLTALRMEKGLDSGPVYLKLPLSLDGSARQIYLRASELSWEIIKKLVTESHQPFPQKGEPTFFKRRKPEESELPSDLDIGRLYNFIRMLDADDYPYAFINYGNYKLCFNEADFSNGKLTAKVEFVLKGSNDK, translated from the coding sequence ATGTCATCATATTTGGTAGCAAGTGTTGGGAGCTGGAACAGGGAGCTTTACGAAAAATATTCTTCTAACATAGATGGAAATTGGCGATTTGTAGACACACCAGATAAATTAGTAACCGAACTTAAGGATTTCAGTCCAAAATTCATTTTCTTTCCCCATTGGCGCTGGATTGTCCCTGAGGATATTATAAATAATTATGAATGTGTTTGTTTCCATATGACTGATGTTCCATACGGTAGAGGAGGTTCTCCTCTTCAAAATTTGATCTTAGCAGGAAATCAAAATACTGTTTTAACAGCATTGAGGATGGAGAAAGGTTTAGATTCAGGACCAGTGTATCTCAAACTGCCACTGAGTCTAGATGGTTCTGCTCGGCAAATATACTTAAGAGCATCAGAGCTAAGTTGGGAAATTATTAAAAAATTAGTGACAGAATCACATCAGCCTTTTCCTCAAAAAGGTGAACCTACATTTTTTAAGAGAAGAAAGCCAGAAGAAAGCGAGTTACCTAGTGACTTAGATATTGGTAGACTTTATAACTTTATCAGAATGCTTGATGCAGATGATTATCCTTATGCATTTATTAACTATGGTAATTATAAGTTGTGCTTCAATGAAGCCGACTTTTCGAATGGCAAACTAACCGCAAAAGTAGAATTTGTTTTAAAAGGTAGTAACGATAAATGA
- a CDS encoding GNAT family N-acetyltransferase, translating to MDLHLRPVSTSDSELLFGWVNEPEVRKNSFDSKPIEWKNHLVWFENKIKDKNSIILILEFEKKPIGQIRFDKENKTKTYRIDFSVDARYRGKGLGKHIIKLGCEYLENQLLKNKISLIGEVKTENIASQKSFLSNGFKINSKGSNKIVFEKNI from the coding sequence TTGGACCTTCACCTTCGACCTGTTTCCACTAGTGACAGCGAACTTCTATTTGGTTGGGTTAACGAACCTGAAGTTAGAAAAAATTCGTTTGATTCGAAGCCGATCGAATGGAAGAATCATCTAGTTTGGTTTGAAAATAAAATTAAAGATAAAAATTCAATAATACTTATTTTAGAATTTGAAAAAAAGCCAATCGGTCAGATCCGATTTGATAAAGAGAATAAAACAAAAACTTATAGAATTGACTTTTCAGTAGATGCAAGATACCGGGGCAAAGGATTGGGAAAGCATATAATTAAATTAGGATGCGAGTATTTAGAAAATCAGTTATTGAAGAACAAAATCTCTTTAATTGGAGAGGTTAAAACAGAGAATATTGCATCTCAAAAGAGCTTCCTTTCAAATGGGTTTAAAATTAACTCTAAAGGCTCGAATAAGATAGTATTTGAAAAAAATATTTAA
- the pseC gene encoding UDP-4-amino-4,6-dideoxy-N-acetyl-beta-L-altrosamine transaminase, whose product MKNQIPYGRHSIDQSDIDAVVSVLKSDFLTQGPLVPLFEKMVCEYVGVKNGIAVNSATSALHLACLALNVGPGDIVWTSPISFVASSNCALYCGADVDFVDIDPVSYNMSADALSLKLEKAKLENKLPKVVIPVHFSGQSCDMEKIFALSKEFGFRIIEDASHAIGSNYKNHKVGSCEFSDITVFSFHPVKIITTGEGGMCTTSDDELANTIYRLRSHGITRNPKEMTEPPDGPWYYQQIDLGYNYRMNDLQAALGVSQLKRLDSIVQRRQEIKKYYDKILNDLPLILPKQMEYNHSSLHLYVIQVKEKEMLADRKVVFERLRAGGILVNVHYIPIYRQPYYQKKYSFLPSSFPNAESYYNQCISLPIYPELTNEDMDRVKETLITPIGHQVLF is encoded by the coding sequence ATGAAAAACCAAATACCTTATGGAAGACATAGTATTGATCAGTCAGATATCGATGCAGTAGTATCGGTTCTAAAATCTGATTTTCTCACGCAAGGACCACTTGTGCCGTTGTTTGAAAAGATGGTATGCGAATACGTAGGTGTAAAAAATGGAATTGCCGTTAATAGTGCCACCTCAGCCCTTCATCTGGCTTGTTTAGCACTGAATGTTGGCCCTGGTGATATTGTATGGACTAGTCCCATTTCCTTTGTTGCCAGTTCCAACTGTGCCTTGTATTGCGGCGCAGATGTTGACTTTGTCGATATTGATCCTGTTTCCTATAATATGTCTGCTGATGCACTTTCTTTGAAATTAGAAAAAGCTAAGTTAGAAAACAAACTACCTAAAGTGGTAATCCCAGTTCATTTTTCTGGTCAAAGTTGCGACATGGAGAAAATTTTCGCATTAAGTAAAGAATTTGGATTCCGTATTATCGAAGATGCTTCCCATGCAATTGGTAGTAATTACAAAAATCATAAAGTAGGTTCCTGTGAGTTCAGTGACATTACTGTGTTTAGTTTTCATCCTGTGAAGATTATTACCACTGGGGAAGGTGGTATGTGTACAACAAGTGATGACGAATTGGCAAATACCATTTACCGACTGAGAAGTCATGGAATCACAAGAAACCCTAAAGAAATGACAGAGCCACCCGATGGTCCTTGGTATTACCAACAAATCGATTTGGGTTATAATTACCGAATGAATGACCTGCAAGCAGCTTTAGGTGTTTCGCAATTAAAAAGGTTAGATTCGATAGTTCAGAGAAGGCAAGAAATTAAAAAATATTATGATAAGATATTAAATGATCTGCCTTTGATTTTACCAAAGCAAATGGAATACAATCATTCCTCCTTACATTTATACGTGATTCAGGTAAAAGAAAAAGAAATGTTAGCCGATCGCAAAGTAGTATTTGAAAGATTGAGAGCAGGGGGGATCCTTGTAAACGTACATTACATTCCGATTTATCGCCAACCTTACTATCAGAAAAAATATTCGTTTCTGCCTTCTTCTTTTCCGAATGCAGAATCTTATTATAATCAATGTATCAGCCTTCCCATATATCCAGAGTTAACGAATGAAGACATGGACCGAGTGAAAGAAACTTTGATTACTCCCATTGGGCATCAGGTATTGTTTTGA